In a genomic window of Theropithecus gelada isolate Dixy chromosome 15, Tgel_1.0, whole genome shotgun sequence:
- the CCL21 gene encoding C-C motif chemokine 21 produces MAQSLALSLLILVLAFGIPGTQGSDGGAQDCCLKYSQRKIPAKVVRSYRKQEPSLGCSIPAILFLPRKRSQAELCADPKELWVQQLMQHLDKTPAPRKPAQGCRKDRGVPKNGKKGKGCKRTEQSQTPKGP; encoded by the exons ATGGCTCAGTCACTGGCTCTGAGCCTCCTTATCCTGGTTCTGGCCTTTGGCATCCCCGGGACCCAAG GCAGTGATGGAGGGGCTCAGGACTGCTGCCTCAAGTACAGCCAAAGGAAGATTCCCGCCAAGGTTGTCCGCAGCTACCGGAAGCAGGAACCAAGCTTAGGCTGCTCCATCCCAGCTATCCT GTTCTTGCCCCGAAAGCGCTCTCAGGCAGAGCTATGTGCAGACCCAAAGGAGCTCTGGGTGCAGCAGCTGATGCAGCATCTGGACAAGACACCAGCCCCACGGAAACCAGCCCAGGGTTGCAGGAAGGACAGGGGGGTCCCCAAGAATGGCAAAAAGGGAAAGGGCTGCAAGAG GACTGAGCAGTCACAGACCCCTAAAGGGCCATAG